The nucleotide window TAAAACTAGTCATCCAAATTTTAACAGTTCGTTCTCCAGAACGTCACTGTTCACTGTAGAGATCTCAGATATCCGTCTGGCGATCGAAAAGTTATAATATCGAGCTAAATTCAAATAAATGAGCGAACAAGGCGAAGGTTTTAAAATTGTCAGTGATAACCGTCAAGCACGGTTTTTATACGAAATTCTCGAAACTTATGAAGCTGGAATCGAGTTAAAAGGTACAGAAGTCAAATCAATTCGGGAAGGAAAAGCTAACCTCAGAGATGGCTATGCTTTAATCCGTCAAGGGGAAGCATGGCTGATTAACGTTCATATTTCTCCCTGTTCGACTGCGAGTCAATATTTTAATCACGATCCTCGTCGAACTCGCAAATTACTGTTACACAA belongs to Merismopedia glauca CCAP 1448/3 and includes:
- the smpB gene encoding SsrA-binding protein SmpB, encoding MSEQGEGFKIVSDNRQARFLYEILETYEAGIELKGTEVKSIREGKANLRDGYALIRQGEAWLINVHISPCSTASQYFNHDPRRTRKLLLHKQEIRKLLGKVEQKGLTLIPLKMYLKKGIVKLSIGLGKGKKLHDKREDLKQRQDKRDMERALKR